A genomic stretch from Petrimonas mucosa includes:
- the folD gene encoding bifunctional methylenetetrahydrofolate dehydrogenase/methenyltetrahydrofolate cyclohydrolase FolD yields the protein MQLIDGKAVAAQIKKEIAEEVALIKAKGGKTPHLAAVLVGHDGGSETYVANKVRACEEVGFRSTLIRYESDVTEEELLACVDRLNNDDDVDGFIVQLPLPGHISEEKVTEAIDYRKDVDGFHPVNVGRMAIGLPCFLSATPSGIMELLKRYEIETRGKQCVILGRSNIVGKPAALLMMQKGYPGDCTVTVCHSRTKNIKEICRQADIIVAALGVPEFLKADMVKEGAVVIDVGTTRVPSDKTKSGFKLTGDVAFDEVAPKCSYITPVPGGVGPMTIVSLLKNTLLAGKKNDLVTKKT from the coding sequence ATGCAATTAATTGACGGAAAGGCCGTAGCGGCCCAGATCAAAAAGGAGATTGCCGAAGAGGTGGCACTGATTAAGGCAAAGGGTGGAAAAACACCCCATTTGGCAGCGGTGCTGGTCGGCCACGATGGTGGTAGTGAAACTTACGTGGCCAACAAAGTGCGGGCCTGCGAGGAGGTGGGATTCCGATCAACCCTGATCCGGTATGAGTCGGATGTCACCGAAGAAGAGCTCTTAGCCTGTGTAGATCGGCTCAACAACGATGATGACGTGGATGGATTTATTGTCCAGCTACCTTTACCGGGACACATTTCCGAAGAGAAGGTCACCGAAGCGATCGATTACCGGAAGGATGTGGACGGATTTCATCCGGTGAATGTAGGACGCATGGCCATCGGACTTCCCTGCTTCCTATCGGCCACCCCGTCGGGCATCATGGAGCTTCTTAAGCGGTACGAAATCGAAACCCGAGGCAAGCAGTGTGTCATCTTGGGCAGAAGCAACATCGTTGGTAAGCCTGCTGCATTGTTGATGATGCAGAAAGGATATCCCGGCGACTGTACGGTCACTGTTTGTCACAGCCGGACGAAAAACATCAAGGAGATTTGTCGTCAGGCAGATATCATCGTTGCCGCATTGGGTGTCCCGGAGTTTCTAAAAGCCGACATGGTAAAGGAGGGGGCTGTGGTTATCGATGTTGGAACTACGCGTGTACCAAGTGACAAGACCAAATCTGGATTCAAGCTTACGGGTGACGTTGCTTTTGATGAAGTAGCCCCCAAATGTAGCTACATCACTCCGGTTCCCGGGGGGGTGGGTCCAATGACCATCGTGTCGCTGTTGAAAAATACCCTGCTTGCCGGAAAAAAAAACGATCTCGTGACAAAAAAGACCTGA
- a CDS encoding hybrid sensor histidine kinase/response regulator transcription factor, translating to MEPIKNDYVQLQVAMKESHLSNDLISQLVLNQKIGDIHLKSFRFDDAIKNHEDYLRLSEQLADSLQIVKALNLLASNYRKAYQLEHAIRHSFRARKILDNLQQSDSIIFKAKAETLNGIGWIYSMLDFPDEALNSFNQSYQYLEKNISDTELLADNLTGMGIAYSNKERYDSARVYFNKSSNFHIATNSRSGLGLIFLSFGKLSTKQGNYREALIFLNNAYNTLKETNDWIKQMEVCFASGEAYKKLAQYADAEKFLLEGLEIAKEMNLPFYLKTAYSELTDIYYLQNKPTVAQQHHIASLQYEGLIKREKMQNALFNAFTDYQRTESERLIAGVETIYVTKNIQHKFLIFSCFLIIVLLIAIFLIYNQYITNKKQNEKSLVEITKLKSDFYTNITHEFKTPISIIIGLAEKLKKTIGESKSAHNLIDLDIIGRQSENLLFLVNEILTVSKIQSSNQIHWVNGNIVSHLRYLHSCYQDVAEAKKINYLFHSSSDEIIMDYSREQIWVIVNNLLANSIKHCSAGNKILLMVREDKKQKKCIIEVADNGEGIAAKDLPHIFRTFYQGDTDLREKIGVGIGLAFTKQVVESLGGKIQVRSVPFNETVFTVEIPVTNYRKSASITPAEETAPVMRQSAYDPVESGESKGESGRPLLLIVEDNRDMVFYLTTILRDDYNIIVAHDGQRALEIAEEKVPDLIISDLMMPAMDGNSFCCHLKKSVMTSHIPIIVLTAKTSTEERIDLIKAGVDAYITKPFIEEELKAKISQLLKSRKDLREKYGQVVLESQNVSSDITNDSNFEFLQRVTDIIYREMRNIEFFPQGLASEMCISPSQLNRKIKSISGLNATNYILKVRLNRAKKLLTTSQKPIGEIAMDCGFNDFAYFSRTFKKEFGITPSKYQRMPHLQE from the coding sequence TTGGAGCCGATCAAAAACGATTATGTACAGCTCCAGGTGGCGATGAAAGAGAGCCATCTCTCAAACGACTTGATAAGTCAGCTGGTTTTGAACCAAAAGATAGGGGATATACATCTGAAAAGCTTCCGTTTTGACGACGCCATAAAAAACCATGAAGATTATCTAAGGTTATCGGAACAACTTGCCGATTCGCTTCAGATAGTAAAAGCATTGAACCTGTTGGCTTCCAACTACCGCAAGGCCTACCAGCTGGAGCATGCCATTCGCCACTCTTTTCGTGCAAGAAAGATCCTGGACAACCTGCAACAATCGGATAGTATCATCTTCAAGGCAAAAGCTGAAACCCTTAACGGGATTGGATGGATCTACTCCATGCTCGATTTCCCGGACGAAGCACTGAACTCATTTAATCAATCGTATCAATATTTAGAAAAAAATATCAGTGATACGGAACTTCTTGCCGACAATCTGACAGGAATGGGTATCGCATACAGCAACAAGGAACGGTACGACTCGGCCAGGGTTTACTTCAACAAATCCTCAAATTTTCACATCGCAACAAATTCCCGTTCCGGCCTTGGCTTGATCTTCCTTTCATTTGGCAAACTGAGTACAAAACAGGGCAATTACCGCGAAGCGCTCATTTTCCTGAACAATGCCTACAATACGTTAAAAGAGACAAACGACTGGATCAAACAGATGGAGGTCTGTTTTGCCTCTGGCGAGGCATATAAGAAGCTCGCACAATATGCAGATGCCGAGAAATTTCTGTTGGAGGGGCTGGAGATTGCCAAAGAGATGAATCTCCCCTTTTATCTGAAAACAGCATATTCCGAACTGACCGATATCTACTATCTGCAAAATAAGCCAACAGTAGCCCAGCAGCACCATATTGCTTCACTCCAATATGAGGGGCTGATCAAACGGGAAAAGATGCAAAACGCTCTATTCAACGCATTTACCGATTACCAGAGGACCGAAAGCGAGAGACTGATCGCAGGAGTGGAGACAATATATGTTACCAAAAACATCCAGCATAAGTTTCTCATTTTCTCCTGCTTTCTGATAATTGTTCTCTTAATTGCCATTTTCCTCATCTACAACCAGTATATAACAAACAAGAAACAGAATGAAAAATCGCTGGTAGAGATAACTAAACTGAAATCCGATTTTTACACAAACATTACCCACGAGTTTAAAACGCCGATCAGCATCATTATTGGCCTGGCAGAGAAACTGAAAAAAACGATCGGGGAGAGTAAGTCGGCACATAACCTGATCGACCTGGATATTATTGGCAGGCAATCAGAAAACCTGCTGTTCCTTGTCAATGAAATACTTACCGTCTCCAAGATTCAATCCAGCAACCAGATCCACTGGGTAAACGGCAACATTGTGAGTCATTTGAGATACCTCCATAGCTGTTATCAGGATGTTGCCGAAGCCAAGAAAATCAACTATCTCTTCCATAGCAGTTCCGACGAGATTATCATGGACTACTCCCGCGAACAGATCTGGGTGATTGTCAATAATCTGCTTGCCAACTCCATCAAGCACTGTTCCGCCGGCAACAAGATTCTCCTTATGGTAAGGGAGGATAAAAAACAAAAAAAGTGTATCATCGAAGTTGCCGATAACGGCGAAGGAATTGCAGCCAAAGACCTGCCTCATATCTTCAGGACGTTCTATCAGGGTGATACCGATTTGAGAGAGAAGATAGGAGTAGGAATCGGCCTGGCTTTCACCAAACAGGTTGTTGAGAGCCTGGGTGGAAAAATCCAGGTGCGCAGTGTACCTTTCAATGAAACAGTCTTTACTGTGGAAATCCCTGTAACCAATTATCGTAAGTCCGCGAGCATCACACCTGCAGAGGAGACAGCACCAGTAATGCGACAATCTGCATACGATCCTGTGGAATCGGGAGAAAGTAAAGGAGAGTCTGGCAGACCGTTGCTGCTGATAGTTGAAGATAATCGCGACATGGTCTTTTACCTCACCACCATACTCCGGGATGACTACAACATCATTGTGGCCCACGACGGACAACGGGCGCTGGAAATTGCCGAGGAGAAGGTTCCCGACCTCATCATCTCCGATCTGATGATGCCGGCCATGGATGGCAACAGCTTCTGCTGCCACCTGAAGAAATCGGTTATGACCAGCCATATCCCCATCATTGTACTGACAGCCAAAACATCTACAGAAGAGAGAATCGATCTGATAAAGGCGGGTGTGGATGCATATATCACCAAACCTTTCATCGAGGAGGAGTTAAAGGCTAAAATCAGTCAACTCTTGAAGAGCAGGAAGGATTTGAGGGAGAAGTATGGCCAGGTTGTGTTGGAGAGTCAAAATGTTTCATCCGATATAACAAATGATTCCAACTTCGAATTTTTGCAACGGGTAACCGATATCATATACCGGGAGATGAGGAACATCGAATTTTTCCCGCAAGGATTGGCCTCAGAAATGTGTATAAGTCCTTCCCAGCTCAACCGGAAAATCAAATCGATATCTGGATTGAATGCAACCAATTACATCCTGAAAGTGAGGTTGAACCGTGCAAAAAAACTGTTGACCACCTCCCAGAAACCGATCGGTGAGATCGCGATGGATTGCGGGTTCAACGATTTCGCCTATTTCTCAAGAACCTTCAAGAAGGAGTTTGGAATTACGCCGTCAAAATATCAGCGAATGCCTCATCTACAGGAGTGA